In Populus alba chromosome 1, ASM523922v2, whole genome shotgun sequence, a single window of DNA contains:
- the LOC118027476 gene encoding exopolygalacturonase: MGLILAFVRVLFLTFLLVWYTDAGASNGYKVFNVKKYGAVSDGKTENNKAFLKAWSEACQWHGKAMVLIPRGVYILDSVLFLGECNGYMAFNLKGILKPKGSLQTSDQWITFRYIKGFFLGGGGTLDGEGYKHWNRHDCLKNLNCHPLAISLRLEFIQNGMVSHIRSINSQNAHMSLFGCVNLNMSNLRLSAPGDSPNTDGIKIGSSEEIKISKTRIGTGDDCVAILSGSKNINISQVHCGPGHGISVGSMGGEGSVTESVVGVTVKDCTFNGTSDGTRIKTWASSTTGVASNFIYENIRMMNVANPIIIDQDYCPYPPCDMKTPSRIQIKDITFNNIWGTSESNVAVTLNCSRTVPCKNILLKDISFFHGRGGSVRFGTLVYLNNVQYLVYFSDLVTFDGTHG, from the exons ATGGGTTTGATTTTGGCTTTTGTTAGGGTTTTGTTTCTTACGTTCCTTTTGGTCTGGTATACTGATGCTGGAGCTAGCAATGGCTACAAGGTTTTCAATGTGAAGAAATACGGTGCAGTCTCCGATGGAAAGACAGAGAATAACAAG GCGTTCTTGAAAGCATGGAGTGAGGCATGTCAATGGCATGGAAAGGCTATGGTTTTGATCCCAAGAGGAGTATACATTTTGGACTCAGTGCTATTTTTAGGTGAATGCAATGGTTACATGGCATTTAACTTGAAGGGGATTTTAAAGCCGAAAGGCAGTCTGCAGACTTCTGATCAGTGGATTACTTTCCGGTATATTAAAGGGTTCTTCCTCGGAGGCGGTGGTACCTTGGATGGGGAAGGATACAAGCATTGGAACCGCCATGATTGTCTCAAAAACCTTAACTGCCATCCTCTTGCCATT TCATTGAGGCTCGAATTTATCCAAAATGGGATGGTCAGCCATATAAGATCAATCAACAGCCAGAACGCCCATATGTCACTCTTTGGGTGCGTCAACTTAAACATGTCTAATCTTAGACTATCAGCTCCAGGTGACAGCCCTAACACCGATGGGATCAAAATTGGGAGCTCAGAAGAGATTAAGATTTCCAAAACAAGAATTGGCACCGGCGATGATTGTGTAGCTATACTCTCTGGAAGTAAGAACATTAATATTTCTCAAGTTCATTGTGGCCCTGGGCATGGAATTAGTGTTGGAAGTATGGGAGGGGAGGGTAGTGTGACAGAGAGTGTGGTGGGAGTAACTGTGAAGGATTGCACCTTCAACGGTACAAGTGATGGCACAAGAATCAAGACATGGGCTTCCTCCACCACCGGTGTTGCTTCCAATTTCATATATGAGAACATTCGAATGATGAATGTTGCCAATCCTATCATTATCGATCAAGATTATTGCCCTTACCCTCCCTGTGATATGAAG ACTCCCTCACGCATTCAAATCAAAGACATTACATTCAACAACATTTGGGGCACCTCTGAATCGAATGTTGCAGTTACTTTAAATTGTAGTCGAACCGTTCCATGCAAGAATATACTGCTAAAAGACATCAGTTTTTTCCATGGTCGTGGAGGTTCTGTAAG ATTTGGAACTTTGGTCTACCTTAATAACGTACAGTATCTAGTTTACTTCAGTGATTTAGTGACTTTTGACGGTACTCATGGATGA